From a single Stigmatopora argus isolate UIUO_Sarg chromosome 4, RoL_Sarg_1.0, whole genome shotgun sequence genomic region:
- the ddx61 gene encoding putative ATP-dependent RNA helicase DDX6, whose amino-acid sequence MASARTANPAQMMGLSRPVNGKLGGGMPARFGGQQSQEGSRVPQSGGSIKFGDDWKKHLELPPKDSRMRTTDVTSTKGNEFEDYCLKRELLMGIFEMGWEKPSPIQEESIPIALSGRDILARAKNGTGKSGAYLIPLLERIDLKKSHIQALVVVPTRELALQMSQISIQLSKHLGGVKVMATTGGTNLRDDIMRLDDIVHVVIATPGRILDLIKKGLAKVDKIQMMVMDEADKLLSQDFVVIIEDIISFLPRKRQILLYSATFPISVQTFMNKHLQKPYEINLMEELTLKGITQYYAYVTERQKVHCLNTLFSRLQINQSIIFCNSTQRVELLAKKITQLGYSCFYIHAKMLQEYRNRVFHDFRNGLCRNLVCTDLFTRGIDIQAVNVVINFDFPKSGETYLHRIGRSGRFGHFGLAINLITSEDRHNLKSIEDQLVTDIKPIPSSIDKSLYVAEFHSVDPDDNNGPEKNCEWPE is encoded by the exons atggcctcaGCAAGAACAGCAAACCCAGCCCAAATGATGGGCTTAAGCAGACCCGTGAATGGGAAACTCGGAGGCGGCATGCCTGCAAGATTTGGTGGCCAACAGTCTCAGGAGGGAAGCCGTGTTCCTCAGAGCGGAGGCTCTATCAA GTTTGGGGACGATTGGAAAAAGCACCTGGAGCTTCCTCCTAAAGACAGCAGAATGAGAACAACA GATGTGACCTCCACCAAGGGAAATGAATTTGAAGACTACTGCCTGAAGAGAGAACTCCTAATGGGGATCTTTGAGATGGGATGGGAGAAGCCTTCACCTATACAG GAAGAAAGCATCCCCATCGCCTTGTCGGGGCGAGATATTTTGGCCCGTGCCAAAAACGGAACGGGCAAAAGTGGAGCCTACCTCATCCCTCTCCTGGAGAGAATAGACCTAAAGAAGAGTCACATTCAAG CCTTAGTTGTGGTGCCCACGCGAGAATTGGCCCTGCAGATGAGCCAGATCAGTATTCAGCTCAGCAAGCACCTCGGAGGAGTCAAGGTCATGGCTACTACTGGTGGCACCAATTTGAGGGATGACATCATGCGACTCGACGACATTG TGCACGTAGTGATTGCCACACCTGGAAGAATACTAGACCTGATCAAGAAGGGTCTGGCCAAAGTCGACAAGATACAAATGATGGTGATGGATGAG GCAGATAAACTGCTATCTCAAGACTTTGTGGTCATCATTGAAGACATTATCAGCTTCTTACCGAGGAAGAGGCAGATTTTGCTTTACTCTGCAACCTTTCCTATCAGTGTGCAGACGTTCATG AACAAACACCTGCAAAAGCCTTATGAAATCAATCTTATGGAGGAGCTCACGTTGAAAGGCATAACTCAGTATTATGCATATGTGACTGAAAGGCAAAAGGTCCACTGTCTCAATACGCTTTTTTCCAGG CTTCAGATCAACCAGTCcatcattttctgtaactcCACTCAGCGAGTGGAGCTTTTGGCCAAGAAGATCACGCAGCTAGGCTACTCGTGCTTCTACATCCATGCCAAAATGTTGCAGGAGTACAGGAATCGCGTATTCCACGATTTCCGCAACGGGCTCTGCAGAAACTTGGTGTGCACGG ACCTGTTTACGAGGGGAATTGATATCCAGGCGGTGAATGTGGTCATCAACTTTGACTTTCCCAAAAGTGGAGAGACCTACTTGCACCGCATCGGAAGATCAG GGCGTTTCGGCCATTTCGGTTTGGCCATCAACCTGATCACATCAGAGGACCGTCACAACCTGAAGAGCATCGAGGACCAGCTGGTCACTGACATCAAACCCATTCCCAGCAGCATTGACAAGAGCCTGTACGTGGCAGAGTTTCACTCTGTGGATCCCGACGACAACAACGGACCAGAAAAAAACTGTGAATGGCCTGAGTGA
- the tomm40 gene encoding mitochondrial import receptor subunit TOM40 homolog: MGSVLAASSPTSTPAGGGQGVPGLVSMPAGFTMPAVSPVSPSSELQTTDAAQASPLPNPGTYEECHRKCKEVFPLQMEGVRLVVNKGLSNHFQVSHTITLSTLGDSGYRFGSTYVGSKQTGPAESFPVVVGDMDNTGSLNAQIIHQLTSAVRSKIALQTQQHKFVNWQCDLEYRGTNFTTALTLGNPDVLVGSGIVVAHYLQSITPALALGGELVYHRRPGEEGTVTSLLGRYTGENCVATLTMGGAGCHATYYHKANEQLQVGVEFEASTRMKETTTSLGYQLDVPKANLLFKGTVDSNWVVGATLEKKLPPLPLTMALGAFLNHRKNKFQCGFSVIIG; this comes from the exons ATGGGCAGTGTGCTAGCTGCCTCTTCCCCCACATCCACCCCGGCCGGAGGGGGCCAAGGGGTGCCGGGGTTGGTTTCGATGCCAGCGGGGTTCACCATGCCAGCAGTGTCCCCCGTCTCTCCGTCCTCCGAGCTGCAGACAACGGACGCAGCGCAGGCGTCGCCGCTCCCCAACCCCGGCACGTACGAGGAGTGCCATCGCAAATGTAAAG agGTGTTCCCTCTCCAGATGGAAGGAGTCCGGTTAGTGGTAAATAAAGGCTTGAGTAATCACTTCCAGGTCAGCCACACCATCACGCTCAGCACGCTGGGCGACTCCGGATATCGTTTTGGCTCCACGTACGTCGGTAGCAAACAGACAGGACCCGCTGAG TCCTTCCCCGTCGTGGTGGGTGACATGGACAACACCGGCAGCCTCAACGCCCAAATCATCCACCAGCTCACTTCTGCCGTCCGCTCCAAAATAGCCCTCCAG ACACAGCAGCACAAGTTCGTCAACTGGCAATGTGACCTGGAGTACCGCGGCACCAATTTTACGACCGCACTGACGCTGGGAAACCCCGACGTCCTCGTAGGCTCTG GCATCGTCGTGGCCCATTATCTCCAGTCCATCACTCCCGCCCTCGCACTTGGTGGCGAACTCGTATATCACCGGCGACCGGGTGAGGAAGGAACGGTTACATCCCTCCTGGGAAGGTACAcag GTGAGAACTGCGTGGCCACGCTGACAATGGGAGGAGCTGGATGTCACGCTACTTATTATCATAAAGCTAACGAGCAG TTGCAGGTGGGTGTTGAGTTTGAAGCCAGCACGCGAATGAAAGAGACCACAACATCTTTGGGATATCAGCTGGACGTGCCCAAAGCCAACTTGCTCTTTAAAG GCACCGTGGACAGCAACTGGGTGGTGGGTGCCACGCTGGAGAAAAAACTGCCGCCACTGCCGCTCACCATGGCGCTGGGAGCCTTCCTTAACCACCGCAAAAACAAGTTCCAGTGCGGCTTTAGCGTCATCATCGGTTAG